The stretch of DNA GCTGTACTCGACTCCCTACTATTTTAAATACCATGATATTAAAGAAGGAACGTGGGCGACCACACATGGCTGTGTTGGCTAGATGTACGGAAACTGGAGCCAACTTGCATCATAGGGTCTGTGGAGCGCACAATGAGCCAACTTTAGGCACCGGTGTCCTTTAGAATCGCTTTGACACTTGGTACAGCACACCATCTCACTGTTGCGAACAACGTCCATTCTATACAATACTTGCGCAGCCAATTTGAGTTTCCGAAGCTAAAGAAATCAACTACCTCGCGGGAAACGTCGTTGTATGACGTTGCTAATCCACTTCATCGCTCCTCTGATTGCTTTCATCGTCGCTTGCTACCTCTAGGAGAAAAGTTAACATTCACCTCGTGTCTCTGGTTTAATTAACTATCTCAGTGCTATAAGTTGCACCCACCTTCTTAGGTTCGTCTCCTTTGCTCTACAAAGTATCTGTGCGTTTGCTCATTTCTCCCAATGTCAGAAGTTCTTACCCCTAGTGAACTTGAACTCGCAGAAGCAAAATCAAAGCGAATAAGCAACTGGGTATCTCAAACTCGACAACACTCCCCAGTCAACGCTTTCAGCCCACCCACGCCCCCACCAACCGTCATTGAATCCAAGCGAATTCGCTCACACACACATTCTCCCCACCACCGTCTACCCCTGGTGATTCTGGATCCAACTATCATGAGCAACACTGTATATTCCAGACATACAATACCGTCTACTGACCCAAGGATGTCTGGGTACCATTCACCCCCCATGGCATATCCGTCATCGCCTAGCTATCCTCATCAATCATCCACGATGCCAGGACCTATGATTCCACCTTCTGCTCCATTTAATCAACAGTCTTTGCAATCCCCAATCTATCCAGGGAACATGTTTTCTCATCCAAGCGGCATGGTACCATCAGGAGGGTATGGCCAAACAGGGATATCCCCCGGTATGCAGCCTAACCATGAATTCGCGTCCTTGGGGCGCGACGAAACTGGTTCTATTATCGCAGAACCTGTGCCTCCAATGTCTGCTCCTGCTGGGACTGGCAGTGGTCCGCATACGCTTCCTGGGCAGATGCCAAACCCGAATGTTATCGTCATGGACGACTCCCCGGGAAGTAGTGggcgtcatcatcatcatcatcatcaccaccaccgtcATCATCGCCACCGCTCACCCTCGAGGGTAAGGGGACGTACGCACACGCGTGAACGTTTGCGGACACCATCTGTCTCTAGGTCGCCATCCCCGATGCATACTCGCTCCCATTCATATTCGCCTCGCGTTCATTCAACAACTCGCGCTATAAGCTCCAGTCGTTACATAGACCGAGATAAGGATGTGCCATTGGCCGACGATGAGCGGGCAATCCCGCCCGACTATGTTCCAGCGTCTCCAGGTCCCGACTCGCGCTCGCATGAATCTAGCAGTCTGCCAGCGCGGTCGAGGGCTCGACCTAATGGAAACACAGCCACGAATCCGACGAATTCAAGTCAAAATGCGCCGCCCGCGAATCCGCTTGCTAATACCAATCTCGGTGCAAATCCGTTGGTGCAAGCCGCCGAGGTAGCAGCTGCAAATTATGTGCAGGGTCATGGTCATGGCCACAAACACAAGCACGGACTGAAGCATGAAATTGGACAGGCGGCGCTGGATGCGGTGGTGGGTGGAGTTTCTGGACAGGCTCATACAGGGGCAGGGAATGCAGCAGGAAGTTCTGTTGCCCCTCCCTTGATGCACGCCGCTGAGTCTGGCCTAGCAGGGTATGCGTCTCATGCAGGGGCTGGGAATGTAGGAAGTTCTAATGTCGCACCTTTGGTGCAAGCCGCTGAGTCCGCCCTAACTGGATACGCACACGGGCAAGGACAGTCGATGCAGACACAACTTCAGGGTGGATCTCATCAACGAGCACCGATTCTCAATTCCAGCAGTgggcaccaccaccaccaccaccaccatggaCATGACCGCGACCACGACCGCgatcaccaccaccaccacggacacggacacggacatGGGCATCACCGCTCCTCCTCACATCCACACTCTCActctcatcatcatcaccgtCATCCAACCGTGTACAGTCGGGACTTTGCAACATACAGCCCTGCATCTCCCACTGGTGTTCCTGCTACGACGGTTGCGCCGGTTACCTCTTCGTCACGACCGGTGTTCTCTAGACATCGCTCGCGCTCGATTGACGATCGTGACTTGCAGCGGTCGATGGCCCGAACGCGGGCACGCTACGACGATGgtgcaggagcaggaggtaCTGGtgggtatggaattggtgtGTATGGTGGTACCCACGGAGGATACACTACAGGATCGGGCAATGCTGGGTATCCGATTGGAACGAGTGGTTCACAGGGTGTATATGGTGGTACAAATGGTAATGGTGTGGGGAACAATGGATCGTACCCTCAAACCATCTACCCATCGTCCACACAGCCGACTGTGGTCCCGGTGAATGATGGAAAAGGAGGGTGGGTCATCGTCCCTCCTCCAGGAAAAAATCTGCATATAGTTGTATGTCCAATTTTTGAGTTGTCGATTTATGAATGTATTTGACTGGTTCTCGACAGGACTCGCATAATAGGACTTTGTATCACTCCGGTGGACACGGTGCGTCGACACAAGTGCATCCGAACAAGCTGCGCGCGAGGTCTTCCTCCCAGCCCAGAGCTGCTGCCGTGCCATCGCAGTCATTCTTCTCGAAATTCTTCGGGGTAGGGCGGAGGAACGGAGTCAGTCGCGAAAGAGGTAGAGCACGGATGGTGCAACCCCAGCCTGTACAGTATGTGCACACGCGCTGAGAGTTGATTGTGCATGTTACGTAGAAAATCTCTGGTTCCCGTACAATCCGTTGCTCGTCTTATGGCTTTGTAAAAGTACTGTAGTTTTTCTGGAATGCTGTTGATTATGTGGCATATTAGTTTGACCTTTGGATACTTTGTAATCGAACGAGAACAAAATTGGCTTTCTGGGAACACGCCATCATGTGCTTTGCCCTCTGTATCTGAAGAACTGGTAGCAAATCCATGTTGCACAAAGTTGCTCCCATCATGAATAAAACTGAATTCGACACACAATCATCAAAGCTGTGAAAACCCTCGACGTAATGCGCACGGACCTTGTACGCGTCTAGGGGCGACGCGATAAGGTCACGGGCAATCCCGATTTATCCAAAAACCTCCGCGGAGCCCCTGGGACCCATATCTGATCAAAATCATTATCAAAAATATACCCAACTCGAAATCCGAAAGGTCCGCTCTGAAAACTTGAAGGTGATCCGAGTAATCCTCCTCTCTTtcctaccaccaccaccaccactatgGCACCCACTATCAAGAACAAAGTCTGTCTGATGTGCGTTCTTTTGACACACCCACGCGCTGTCGGGTGGACTAGACTCAGATTCTGACTATcgtcttgttttttttgctaTTAGCGTCCACGACGGATGGGGCATTGCTCTAGAGAAGGGGATCAAGGGTAACGCTATTGAGGCGGCTGATACCCCCGTCATGGACAGGATCACCAAGGAGGACGCAGCGACGACGCTCCTCGCCAGCGGCACCGCTGTAGGTCTCAGTGAAGGTCTCATGGGCAACTCTGAAGTCGGGTAGGCTCCACTCGGTGTCATAGCTCGCATAAATAAATATCTAACCGCCGTACCTTTCCGAATACCACGATGCATAATACAGACACCTGAACATCGGTGCTGGACGCATTGTGTGGCAGGACATCGTGCGCATCGATGTTTCTATCAAGAAGAGGCAGTTCCACAAGAACGAAGCGATCCTCGCGAGTTGCAAGCGCGCCAAAGAGGGCAATGGAAGACTACACCTCATTGGTCTGGTACGTCCCTCACCAATTCACCCGCTATTGTTTTCTCATTACTCATCGTCCGAAGGTCTCCGATGGCGGTGTGCACTCGCACATTAACCACCTCTTCGCTCTGCTCGAAACCGCCAAAGAGCAAGGCGTTCCACATACCTACATCCACTTCCTCGGAGATGGACGGGACACTGCTCCACGCTCCTCCGAAAAGTATGCTCAGGAATTGATCGACTTTACCAAAAAGCTGGGGTACGGTGAGATTGCGACCGTCGTTGGACGGTATTACGCTATGGACCGCGATAAGCGATGGGATCGCGTGAAAATTGCTGTTGATGGACTCGTCCAGGGAGAGGGTGAGAAGGTAGAGGGTGGCCAAGATGGTCTGGTTGAGGCTATTCGCGCAAATTATGCAAAGGATGTAACAGACGAATTCTTGAAGCCCATCATCGTCAATGGCGATGAGGGTAGACTTAAAGGTGCGTAACATTACTCAAAAATCCCTTCGTCCAATTAATAATCTCTAATGATAATCTCTTCGAAAACAGACAACGataccatcttcttcttcaattatCGTTCTGATCGTATGCGCGAGATTGTCTCTGTTCTGGGTCTTCCCGACAAGCCCATGGAGGTGACGGTTCCCAAAGACCTTGTAAGCAGATCATCTTGATCGTACTTCTTTATCTTCATTGGCTTAACTCCACGACAGGGTATCACCACCATGTCCCGCTACAATGCGGAGTTCCCTTTCCCCGTGGCCTTCCCTCCCCAAGCCATGACCAACGTGCTCGCCGAGTGGCTGAGCAAACAAGGTGTCAAACAGGCACACATTGCCGGTACGCATTTCTTGTCCTATAACCCTTCTTCCATTCTTATTCTGTTAACCTCTCTCTATGGATCTAAACAGAAACTGAAAAATACGCGCACGtcaccttcttcttcaacggAGGCGTTGAGAAGCAGTTCCCACAGGAGACGAGGCACATGATCGCCTCTCCTAAGGTTGCGACCTACGACAAGCAACCTGAGATGAGCGCACAAGGTGTCGCTGATAAGGTCGCTGAGGTGCTCAAGGAAGGCACAGAGGACTTTGTCATGTGCAACTTCGCCCCTCCGGATATGGTACGTCATTAATCTTCCTCGTGTCAAAAATAGATCATATATTTTGATCTATTAATATCCCACCCCATGATGAGCTTTGTTGGCTGATTTTCTTGTCTCTTGCGTGTGTTATAGGTCGGCCACACGGGTGTATACGATGCTGCGGTGAAGGCTGTTACCGCGACGGATAAAGCAGTCGGCACTATTGCTGATGCGGCCAAGGAGCACGGCTACGTCCTGCTGATCACCGCCGACCACGGGAACGCGGAGCAGATGCTCGATCCGCACACTGGCAACCCGCATACCGCACACACAACGAACCCAGTTCCATTCCTCATGGTCGGAGAGGGACTCAAATTCAAGGAGTGGAAGCAGGTtaaggaggagaagaaggaggataagaaggagaagggtgagaaggatgacgatgaagcagAGGATGAGCCTGCCATTTGCGATGTTGCGCCGACGGTGCTTGATATTATGGTGCGTTTTCGTTTTATCTCTCGGTTTAATATGCTGTTGACACAGTATGTGGTGGTTTTTAGGGACTGCCTATTCCTGAGGATATGACTGGACGATCGCTGCTTGCGCATTGATTAGTCAACTTCGAACACCTAGACTGAAAATACACAACAGAAAAATCATTTGTAGATTAGCTTATTCACACACAATGATACATTTAGAACGAAcaaatgtgtatgttattAGCAAGCTGGTGACTGGCTAAGTGCGGAGGCGCTGAAGCTTGACTGTCATCCCAAAAAATTAAATGTGAGGCCTACAAATCGAGTTGTCGGTGTTTCCGGCGGTGAGAGCGTGTTTGTACTTTATATGAAGTGTCTCCAGCTTTCTTGATTCTTGAATGAGATTTTTTTCCAAGGGCGTCTATCTGCGAAGGCACCAAAAGCAATTCATGCATGACACACCAATTAGGTAAACTATTTTCTCTGGATTCAGAGTCTGGCCGCCGGTGTAGAACATGGGCCAAATAGAACAGAAGTGACCAGCTTGGAACATGCGCGTTTCTCAACGGACATTTACCCCAGGTACACCTCTTGTCAACGCTGAATTGAACGCCATTCAAGTCACAATAAAATTCGCAGGTAGGGTTCTGGACATTGATTATCTCATTTCTACAGCTTTTGCCACCAAGCAGCCATCCTCAGAACCTCAGGGTAGGCTGTAACCCGTTTTCGCGACAGATTTCAGCTTTTATTGTGTATGTAGTCGGAAGACAAAGAGGTTTGCACTACTACTAGATACATTGACAATCATGGAGACCATCCTACTGTTTGATGTTTTCTGTGAATGTGCTCGAATTTGCAAGAAAATTCATGTTTGTTTGATCGTTTCATGAAGTAGAGTCTGTTCCTGACCTTTATAGAGCAGTTCTTGCTGAAGAAATCAACAAAATAATTAAAAAGAGGGCCTCATCGGGAATTGAACCCGAGACCTCTTCCAGGTGAGAGTCTGAATTGACAACCCAAAGGAAGAATCATGCTACTAGACCATAAGGCCGTTGTGTCTGGGTTCGGCTCAGAACACATTCTCCGCCAGAGATCGAAACCTCCCGAAGGCCGAAGTTTGAGAAAGCTTAAGAAAAACCAAATGATATAAGGATTGAACGTTGAGCATGGTTGAACTCTGTTGAGCTGCTCCTATCATATTTTTCTCGGCATTCATGCAATTGACCGCATGACCGGGAGATGTTTCCGAAAGAGGCAAGCCACATTCTCAAAGGAGACCTTGAAATTCTCTTGGAGGTCATACCCTCGTAATGGTAACTGTACCGTTGCCAGTACATACAGCACACATACGGAGCTGTCATATCAATCTATGTTCTAATTACACCTACTGTGACGTTGTATGTAAATCCGGTGTGAATGGATGAAGTTCCTAGTAAATTAAACTATGGTTAACCAATGAAATGATGTCTTTGCAATATCATTATTACCGGCTTTAAATATATGTAGTGTGGGTTGTAATAGCTGTATATGACAGACGCATACACAACAAAAGTAAAAATAGCGAGGTTTCAGGCGACTTAACAGATTGGCCAATCGTACAGTGACTTATTAAATGAGAGGGGTCTCGTAATGGATAGATTTGGCTCAGACAACCGAACCGGGTTACCATATATTTTCAAAGCCTGGTAGTTTGGACACACAAAGAAGGTTCTTTAGGGAACGTGTTACATCTAAGCAGGGTGTAGATTACAGTCATTTGTCAAAGTTAATGACAGTGATTGCATCCACAATATTGCATGTGTATGTGTTCTACATTTTCATACGTGTATTTGATAACGATATAAAGACATCGCCGTGTAGGCATATACCAGGGTGGTTGTCCGATGTTTTAGAATTAAGATGCTACCCCAGAGTAGCTTTATTATCACAATTTACACACATCGGTACCCTAGTCACAATGCTTTAAATAGTTGCACAAGATCTATACCAGCGGCGATATGAAAGATTGGTCCAAAGCTTGAAGTACCGTAACGTAGGGAATCTATGTAGTCACTGGTACACAGTAGCTGTAGGTTTAAGCTACGTGGGTTGAATGTAAATCTGGCCTCTTAAAAGGGAAAACCGGCACACAGCGGCGAGATCACTGAGACCATGAGGCACTTCGAATAAGGAAAGTAGGAATAGCAACTGTGGTAAGTTACCGCAGTGGGTGGCATCGTGTATTCGGCTTTAAGAGGCCGAATACTCATGTAAGCTCAGAAATATGCCACGTCCCGAGATGGGCCCACATAGCAGTCCTTCATAAAGGACTATCCGACTAGTGGTGTAAATGTATCATAGAAACGACTCCTTGTCGTGCACTGGGAAATCCAGAGGATATTGCTGATGTCCATGAGGTTGGTTTATTTATTGGATCTCTTTGAGAATTTCATCTCATTGCACCCCCATTGTAGGAATAGTGGATTTCAAAAGTCCAGAGGGTGCAGCCGATGTCGCGAATGCACTCCGTCGTCTTCTGGAGACCGCATCGACAACGTATTGTATACGCAAAGCAGAGAGCTCCGACAGCCATATTCACAAAACCGAATCGCACATCCGTATTTGAGCGGCGTATCATTTACAGCAAGGAGAACGACTTTCACAACCGAACATGCGAGTACAAGCACTTCTGTACGTCGAAACAGTGGGCCTAAGACTCTTGGATCGAAACAACACCCAAGAAACCAGCCgcagagaaaaagaaagctAAAGAGAGAGTGCTGCAATCAAAatgcaagggcaagggaGGGGCTTCTTTTAtacgacgacgaagctgaAGAAGTCTTTCTCGATATTGTGGATGATAATATAGGGTTACCCAGGTTTCCAGGTCGAGACCACAGCGGTTCTGAAGAGCCTTATATGCCGCGATTATGCCCAATTAGTTACGCTCGATGTTTAGCATGGCTGCGAGATGTGCCGCGGTATACAGAAACCATGGAGAGTGTGCACGAGTTAGGAGAACGATGGAACAACAATCCGAAATAGCTAGCATCAATCAACATGAACCCGGGTGGTTATTTATGTTCAATCTCCAGTTGAGGTTTTGTATCGTAAAGCGACATTTCTGCGAATGTGCCAATCGTTGAATTCGgatttggtggtggtaggaCTTCGAAGAGGTCAAATCCACTCACTCCAGTCACCAATGGACCTCCTACCACTTGGAATATGCCAAGCGTGCTTACCGTGTTCCCATTGCGGAATACCCGATGCGTACGGCCTCGCGGTTTAAATTAGCTGTAGGTGCTCATCTTCGCTCATGCATTCAATAATTGCCCAACAATTTGGCGTCTTGTAACGATAAAGTCGTCTTACAGACCAAATAACGATGCAACTAAAATACCATTCCGGTAGTTAAGAATCATGTTATATGTTGAATATAATTGGAATTTGCTGTAGTTTTGTCATACATTCATCACTAACATTTATGACCCTTGAATGCTCATGAATATTTAGGAGTGCTCTATGTGCTTTCATGCATTCTCATACCTTTCCGAATAAAAAGACCCCCCGCACACAATTACCTCAAAGTAATCTTTAGCAAAGGTAGCATAGCGTTTCATGTTTTATTAACAGCTTGACGTTGTCGGCATGGGGGATACCGGTCCTACTAGATTTATCTTGCCATTTTCACATCCAAGGTTGTAGTGTCGAGTATAGCTGAGCTCAATGTACTTATTTTGTAGAGGCTCAAAGAAAGCGGTGGGAAGTATCAACCGTGAGCGCGATGTATATGATGGTAGTATGGGTGTTGACCAAGTCGGGCCGGTTTGTGGGAGCGTTTACAGCTAGAAATACGTAGAACGCCCAAAGATGCTAAAGTAGGGCAATGTTTATGGCCACTTTTATCTACGGTGTACCCATGCTCCTCTCAGCAGACTTCAAAGTATATTTTTGGGACGCCTGGCACTGAGAATATGTTTAAATATATTCTAAGAGTATATTTCCACAGAGTGGAACTGCTTATCTACATTATAAATTGGCTCGAGTCCCCAGGCCCATTCGCAGCAGATTTTAGGCATATTTTGGACATTTGGTTTATGGATATACGTCCAAAATTTGTCCAGAAAAAACCGCACAAGCATATCTCAG from Psilocybe cubensis strain MGC-MH-2018 chromosome 7, whole genome shotgun sequence encodes:
- a CDS encoding 2,3-bisphosphoglycerate-independent phosphoglycerate mutase, producing the protein MAPTIKNKVCLIVHDGWGIALEKGIKGNAIEAADTPVMDRITKEDAATTLLASGTAVGLSEGLMGNSEVGHLNIGAGRIVWQDIVRIDVSIKKRQFHKNEAILASCKRAKEGNGRLHLIGLVSDGGVHSHINHLFALLETAKEQGVPHTYIHFLGDGRDTAPRSSEKYAQELIDFTKKLGYGEIATVVGRYYAMDRDKRWDRVKIAVDGLVQGEGEKVEGGQDGLVEAIRANYAKDVTDEFLKPIIVNGDEGRLKDNDTIFFFNYRSDRMREIVSVLGLPDKPMEVTVPKDLGITTMSRYNAEFPFPVAFPPQAMTNVLAEWLSKQGVKQAHIAETEKYAHVTFFFNGGVEKQFPQETRHMIASPKVATYDKQPEMSAQGVADKVAEVLKEGTEDFVMCNFAPPDMVGHTGVYDAAVKAVTATDKAVGTIADAAKEHGYVLLITADHGNAEQMLDPHTGNPHTAHTTNPVPFLMVGEGLKFKEWKQVKEEKKEDKKEKGEKDDDEAEDEPAICDVAPTVLDIMGLPIPEDMTGRSLLAH